The Aquila chrysaetos chrysaetos chromosome 21, bAquChr1.4, whole genome shotgun sequence DNA window GCGTTTGCTCAGGAGCATCTTGTCACTGGGCAGATGGTGACTTTCAGGGTACCGACGCAGGCAGCGCGGGGCAGCTAGCGGAGAgacccttccctcccccaggtCCCCGCGGCAGCTCTGGGAAGTGCCCCGGCACGCAGCCAGGGAGAACAGTGCCTTCAttgccccccccacccaggaCTCACACTCACCCCTTGACAAAGCTGTCTGAGGTCCCCCCGGATTTGGCAGCCGTGAGGTTCTTGGCTTCTTTGATCCAGACCTGGAGCTCACCGCCTTCCCCTGGTTTGCCTgagaaaaacccaacacagcAAGAATTAATCAACCTTAATTTCCACCACCACAGACTTCTGGAAAGGTCCTGCTGAACAGCCTTCATCACAGAGGCAGGTACAGATCCCCGGCTAGTATCTCCACTTGCCTCCTCCCTTACTGGTCCTGCCCGCCGAGGAGAAGGCAGACAATTGCTTCACGCGGGGCCCGATGGTCCAGCCTGGTCCAGCCCCAGGAAAGCACTGGGACCACTCGGCCAGCCTGAGGACAGCCCCGACCCAGAGCAGCCTTGCAGGCATCGCAGAGGAGAAGACTGCGGTGGTACCACCCAAGAAACCCACCCAGACCCAGCTCGCCTGGCCACGAGCGTGTCCCGCAGGCTACGCAGAGATCCTGGAGCTCCAGCACTCACCCTTCCTGCCGTTCCCAGTCCCGGGGTGCTTGGAAGATGGGATGTACTTCATGGAGACGACCAGCTCCCCCTTGTACTGGTGGAGACCAGCAGCATCCGCCCCAATCTGCAAAGAGGCCAGACTTACTCAAGACTGCTAGAGAGGCCAAAGCAGACACGGTGACGGCCTGGTCTGCGCGCAGCACAAGGGCCAAAGGGCTTGGCTTCTCCTGGAGGCACAAATCCCTGCAGACCCTCCCCAGCACCAAGTCAGACTCAGACCAGCTCCTTTGGGATCCTACTTTGGCTCAATCACCTCCCTTAGGAGACCCTGTTTAGGAGTTTCCACAAGCTGCTCGAGCCCCAGCAACACCAAGGGCTGAGCCCGCAGGACGAGTTAAGTCTAGAGAAGCAGACTTAagtccagcagcagcatctgctgctgccatCGAGCTGCACGAAGGCCCTCTGCAACCCGCAGCAGGATGTCCCAGCCAATTTCCCCCATTCGCTTCCCTGATGTTGGCTCCAATTCCTCCCAGCTGGAACAGGGAGCTGGGAAGAGCTGCGCTCTTGGAGCAATCAGTCAAGCAGAATGAAAATACCTGATGGGGCAAAGACAAGTCTCGCAGCATCACATAGGGGACTtactgaggaggaggagggaagctaGGCTCAAGGCAGAAGATCTGCCCTTTTTTACTACACCAGTATTGCTCTCTGCTTCTGGGGTCTTCCTTTCTCCAAAGATTTGATTTGGCAGAAGCCGTTCGGCAGCTCTCGGCCGAGGTATCTGCCCACTGATGGCTAACCCCCCCCAGACAGGGCCAGGCAAGGGAGGCTgcgggcagcagggctggggtggtAGGGCCAGCACCTTGCCGTGCAGGGGCAGAAACTCTTCCAGGTGGCTCTCCAAGTTCCACGTGTCCAGTGGGACCTCCACCTCCCCCAGGAACGTGTTGCGGCCAAAGCGATCGTGGTGCCAGACCGAGAACTGCAGCGTCCTTGCAAGCAGGAGGGACTTGTTAATCTCGTACtaggaagagaaacaggaaaaccaCCGGTGAGCAGGCAGCGTCAGGCAGGGGACAGGCTTGGCATACACCATGAACCGCAGCTCTCGAGCAGGAGACAGGTTTGAGGAGCAATGGATGCATGCAGGAGACTGTTTGTCTTCCTTTCCAAGCCTCCTGAAACCTCAAAGTCCTGGGGCAGTGGTGCAGGAGCCCGTGTTCTCCAGGCAAGCGGTCCTCGGAGCCCATGCACAGCCAGGACCAGGACTTCTGGCATCCGGCCACCCCACCCCGTCCCACCACAAGCGAAGCTCTGCCAGCCCACCAAGCCTCAGGTGGTCAGAGCGCGAGACCTCAGCAAACACGGGGCTGTGGGAGCCTGGAAACCAAACCACGGTTCCCACTTCCCTCCTGTCCGGAGAGCGCCTGGCCTGAGCCAGGGGCCAGAGCTCAGGGACGGAGCCAGCCGGTCCCACCAGCCCGTGGTGGCCGCAGCGGAGATGGTGAAGGGCAGCGCCAAGTTCTTCTGCCCTGGGGCCCAGAACTGCCTTATCTTTGCCTCTGCAGCCGTgctgccctccctcccaccacTGTAACCTGCCTGCAATGGCCTGGGAGCATCCTCCATGGAAAGCTATGTCCAGGGTAAGCAGAAAGCCCCAGCTCTGGGGAATGCCACAGGAGCCAGGAACACTGCCCGTGACACAAATTCACATCTGCAGCTGTGCCTCCACCCCACCACGGCACCCGGGGCTTGACACCACAGCCACATCAGAGCAGCGACCCAGCCTGGCAGTGGGTTTTTCCAGCTTTCGGGGCGCAGCGTCTGGACACGGGTCCTCTGCGGAGCCCCCGCCTCAGCGTTTGGAGCCCGTCCTTCCCCTGGTTTGTTCCAGCAGCATCCCCGGGGCCGAGTGcctgcccggccccgcagcGGGGAGCGGGCTGCACCCCAGCCCATCCCCGCTCACCTTCAGCAGCTCGTTGTACAGGGGGTTGATGGTGTTGCGTTTGATGGTCGTCTTGCGTTTCCCTTGCCGGGATTTGTCAGGCAGGAGATAGGTCTTCACGTACCTgaaggcaggggcaggcagtgCTTCACCAAGGTCTCCCCACGACTAGCCCCCCGAGCTCCCCGGGACGaccccagccctcctgcctcGCCAAGACCCCCCCAGTTACAGCTACAGTCTCTGGTGGGCACCCCACAACCCAGCTGAGCACCGCCGGCGGTGCCACCAGCCATCGCCCCCTCCGGCTCTTACGGGTTGGAGCGCTTCTTGCCCTCGTCCCCGTAGGCCAGCTGGCGACACTCCTTCACGTGGATGAACAAGGTCTGCGTCTTCTGCTCGTAGCTCAGGGAGAAGGAGATTCCCCCGGTGACCGTGACGTTGCCGAAGTCTCCGGCCTCGCTGTAAATGCTGACCATGCTCCCCAGCGTGCTCTGGAAGACACGGCAGGGCTGAGCCGGGGCAGCATCACTTGACGGTCCCTCTTCATCCTCAGCAAGGCTACTCCCCACGCCTCCTCTGCACAGCCCCTCTCACCCCGctgtggctggggaaggctgcCGAGCGCCTCCCACCCGCACGCAGCTCCCTGGAAGAGAGCTGGGTCTCCACGTTTCGATTCCCTTCAAGAGGGGGAAGCCCCCACACCCCAAGTTCTTGCCCATGCGCCCCAGGAGCTGCCCGCCCTGCCTTCTTCCACCTCAACCTGTCGGCGCTGCCCTTCTCCATCATTTCTTCCTGCGGCGGAGCAGAGCGCGGCCACACCGCGGGGACTCACCGAGGAGGTGCCGCTGCGCATGCTGCTGCGGGCCACCCTCTGGCGATGGATCTCCACCAGGTTATCgatgtcctcctcctcctcctcctgcaaggAAAGAGACAAGCCACCCGCGTGGGGAGCCGCGGGGCACGGCCGGCCAGGCAGCCGGTTCCTCCACCCGGCAGCCGGCTCCGCGGCACGCCGAGGGGCACGCCGAGGGTCTCACCAGCTCCGTGTTGAGGCCAGGGACCGACTTGCTCCTGTCGCCCAAAGAGCCGCCTTCCCCCACAAAGTCCGCCGGGCGCAGGTCGATCACCGACTTGGTGTAGTCTGTACGAGAGATGGTGAGGCAGGAGGCAGCGACACGGTGCAGGACTAGCAgagccctgctgctccctccagcAAGGGGCTGCCCCGGTCTCTCCCATCTCCACTGAAAGCCCGCCGCAGCCCAGGCAGAAGCGGTCACCCACCCCCTGCCGTGTCGGCACCCAAACCCCCCTGCACCCACGCAGCTCTCACCCGCAGGCCTCACCACCCGCCGGGGATTCTTCTTGAATATCATTTCGTGCTCATTCACCAAGGCGCCGCTGCAGCTCCCCACGGCAGCATCCTGAGGAGAAAAGGTCCCTTCAGTGCAGGGCAGCGTTGGGCACCCCACAATGctcccagccctgtcccccagGACAGGGCTGAGCCTGCCGGAGCAGTGGCACGCACCCGTCCGTCGGAGAACGCGTTTTTGGAGCGGAGAGGGAGGGTCAGGCTGGTGGCAGCGGGTCCTGCTGGCGCAGCAAcctgttttccatctctgaGAGGGGTGGCTCTCTCCAGGGAGTTACTCCTGCGGAGGACACAGAAAGGTCTGTCCCAGGCTAACAGCACGGCTGGGAGAGCAAGCGCTGGCCGGGAAGTGCCATCTCCCCACAAGCTCCCCGGAGCACCCcagcctggggagcagaggacctgcctgcccagggacaggtttcagcccagccagagAAGCCAGCTCTCCCTCAGCAGACTGAGAAAAACGCACATGAGACAAAAGCCCTCACCGTCTACCAGGCCAGCCTTGCCAAGGACAACCCGCCCAGGGAGCCCCTCACCTGCCCCCCACGCCACCGGGACTAAGTCTGTAGCCATCCAGGCTCATGTTTTCCATGGACTCTGTGTCGCTTTTGCCATCCCGAGGATCTGAGGCATCCAGAAACAAACtgcagacaaacaaaaccacaggtATGTCCTGTTTGGCGAGTAGGCCAGCCTGAGAGAGAGAGCTTCTGCACCACCGATGATCTGAGCAGGGTGGCAACGTCCTTCCCGTCCCTGCAGCAGGTGAGGGCTGGCACCCGGAGCAGGGGAGACAGCAGGGATCCTCACCTGGGCCCCTctcggggtgctggggggctctgctgctgggctgcggAGGAGTTTTTGGGCTCGCTAAGCTGGGCTTTCTGGAGGAGGGTTTGTCCCACGGTCTCTCTTTTGCtggctggaaggagagaggcatCAGGAGGACCACTGCTCCGAGCCCATTTCCAGAGCAGGAGCCGCTCCCAGCCAGCTCCGCAATGGGCAGAGGTGCACCAGGGAAAGCTGGAGCATCCCGGTgggccaggctgcaggagaaggcATCGCTGCGGCACCCTTACCTGCCGACCTGTGCCGCAGGGACAGCCGCACCATGTCGCTGCCCAGCCGGTTGGCGAAGCGGTTGACCCTCTGGTCATAGAACCAGTCGCCCGTTGTCTTCTTCAGCTcgctgcagggcagggaggcgGTGGGGGGCAGTCAGGGGGTCAGGGGCAGTGGGGGGGCTGCTCCCTGCACCCCAACACCACCCTCGGTGCTGCCACCAGCCAAGGAGAGCACGGGCACAGTGGGCACTTTCGGCAGGTTGCTGGGCAGAGATGATGCACTGGGCAGACGACGGGCCCAGCTACATCCCCAGCAAACACAGGAGCGAGACGGGTTTTGTAGGACAGGGGAGGCCGAGAGGGAGGAAACCTGGGGTGCTTGAAACAGGCTGCGCGAGGGGCACGGGGCGATGCCGGAGTCAagtaaggggggaaaaagagcGGGCTGGGCGTGAAGGAGGCCCAAGAGTGGGGCACGACCCCATTCCCCATCACCCAACCATGGCTGCGCACCCCGGGAAGTGACGGCAGAGACAGCTGCCCTGCGCCGGAGAACACCGGCTGGGCTAGGAAAGGTTGGCCACAGGGCATCAAGCTGAGGTGACCGGGAAGAGGACGGGGACAGGAGGAGCGCGCAGAAGGTCCTCGCCGCTCGTCCCCAGCTACTCACGCCTCCTTGGTGCAGACTTTGCAGCGCCAGGAGCTGTTGGGGCCGTAGGAACGGCAGTCCCGACACACCAAGTGGTTGCAGCCCCTGCAGGTGTTGGCCTTGGGGCTGACGCGGCCCAGGCTCTGCTGGCAGCGGGCGCAGGTCCGCTCGCTGTAGCGCTGGCTGCCCCGCTTGGCACCCTTGCGCCGGATCTCCAGCAGCTCGTTCTTCAGCCGCCTGCTCGGACCCCAAGAGCGGGAGCTGTCAGAGCCGGGCCGGGaccccccggggctggggcagaaGCTGCCGCCCCAGCCCCATCGCCCCTCCGGCCGCCTCTAGAGCAAAGCGGGGAAACCAGCGCCCTGCCCGGCTCCGGCCACGTCCTCACCTGATTCTCCTCTCCTCCGCTTTGCGGAGCTCCTCGTCGCGCTGCAGGACCTGCAGGATCAAATCCCTCTCCGCGTCCGACAGGAAGGACAGATCCACGGCCTCCGACATCGTTCCACCCGGGATCGCCCACCCTCGCCGAGAAGTAGCTGGACGCGTCCGTGCTAGGAGCGAACCGGCCGCTTAGCGCAGCCCCACCTCTGCCGGGGACCCCGTGCCCGCACCCCGGGGCGGGCCTGGCTCCCACCCGCCCCGGCCCGGATCACGGCACCCGAGACACCGTCTCGCCGCGGCCGGCGCCCCGAGCTCCCGCACCCGGTTCTCCCAGCCGCCTCGGCGGCCCTGCCCAGGGCACGGCGCTGCTGCGGGCTGGGCTGTCGGCCGCCTGCCAGCCCCGGTGACCTCAGCCGGCTCCGTGGGACCGGGGCTGACGCCCAGCACCCCCGGGCACCCCCCTCCACCCCcggggaggaaggagctgccCCGGGGCCGCTGCGCCCACGTATGTACCCCGGGGGTCGGAAAGCTGCTCGTCCCCCCCGCAGAGCAGCCGGGCTGCGGACGCGCTGCCGgagcagcggcggggcggggggggggggggggaggatccGGCCCGGAGGGCGCTGACAGCCGGACCCCGACGGAGCCGGGCAGACCCCCCGCTCGGGGGTCTGCAGCCCGCTCCCCGCTGCTGCCGAGCCCGGCGGGGGGGACCCTCCCGTCCCCGCAGCCGCCCGGACCCCGGGCTCCTCTctgcccggggtggggggggtgtgtgtacGTCCAGGGccaccggggccgggggggggggacgcgccggcagccccgcgccTGACCGGCCCCGGCGGCCCCCGGGACACCCCGTCCCCCCGCCAGCaaagggaccccccccccggtctCCCCCTCCGCGCCCCACGCGTGGCCGCCCGGTACCTGCAGCGGCTCCGGCCGGCGCCTCCCGGCAGCAgcggggaccggggggggggacaccgggaaggggggggggcggtgccgCCTCCTTAAAGGGGCCGCACCCGCCACACCgacggggcgggaggcggcgccCGTCCCGTCCGGCCCCCGCGCTGCCGGGGacagcagctccttcccccGGGGACCGTCCCCAACCCCGCGGGCTGCTCTCCCACCGCCccccggcagggctgggcagagcccGGCTCGGTGCCTGGAGCTGGGTGATCCGTCCCGGCTCTCCGGGATACGATCCCGGCGCGCTTCCCCGCAGCCCTATCTGGGAAGGCAGCTCCTCCCAAAGAGCACACACAGGCCGGCACAAAGTCTACAGCCACCCGCAATGCTGGGGTGCCAGCCCCGGGTCCCCAGCACGGCGGTGGGCGAGGGACCGGGACCCGAGCAGCAGGGTCGTGGTGTTCACCCAGCTCTGCCCGCAGCAGAGGATGGCCCCGCTGCGAGGCTCCAGCCTCCGCCCTTGTCCTTCGTGGGCAGAGGTACGGTCCCAGCAGGGCTCCTCGCGCTCTGCCCGCGGCACCACAGGCAATAGGGAAACGGTGAGCACACGTGGCAGGACGAGGTGTGGGGCTCACATCCGTGGGGAGGCAGCTTCTCGCCACGCAGGACGGCGGGGCTGCATAGGAGGCcggctgggagcagccccaAAGCAAACACGAGGATGCAGCTCTGCCCACGCTTTCGGCTGCGCCCCAGGGCTCCCTGCCACAGGACAGGGAGAGCCAGAGGTTCCCAGCCCTGCGGGAGGAGGCAGGACACCTACACAGCGGAAAATCCACAGGGACACCGAAGAGCCAGCATCAGCTCCCTCCCCAAACAGGAGTTTCTCTGCAACAGGGGTAACCACACGATGCTCAGGCAAGAGAGCTTTAGGCTTGCAGGCAGAGGCTTTGCTCTCCCAGCCCCTCCACGCATTCGCCTGGGAGCTGGCGTCCCCAGGCCAGACCCCCACGCTTGCACCAGTGTTCACTTTTTAACTGGACACCAACCAGAGAGGTGGGAAACATccttatttctgcaaaaaggTGAGAAGAAACCGAGATGAACAGATCTGTTTCCGGTACAATAAAAAAGCACGCTGGTAAATACAAGCACAAAGCCTGCCCCTGACTCGCTGAAACGAAGCCCGGCAGGAATCTGAGGTTTATTCAGCCCCGTGGCTCGCTCTCCTGTGTGAAAATGGGGCTGAAAGTGCCACCACATTTCCAAGATCGGGGCAGGACTCTGGGTGCTCTCAGCCCCAGCTCACCTCATCCTAGGCTGGGATACAGGTTCTGGAGAGATCTCCCATGGGAGCACATCCTGCCATGCCCTGGGGACGGGGAGGCACTGCTGGGCAGCGATGCCACCTGGGAACGAGGGGACGTAAAGCGCatccaggctggcagcaggcaaCCGTAGCATCTCCTGGCCACCGATGCTCCAACATCAGCGTTTCGTGCGAGCTGGAGCCATCCTGGGGCCTGTGGCCAGCTAGGTGGGCAGCATCGGCCGGCACTCGAGGTCCAGCACGAGGTGATGCACGTGGGGCGCGTAGGACTTCACTGCCTCGATGTGCAGGATGCTGGTGCGCCACGGCTGCCCGTGCAGCTCTACCAGCAGCCCCTGGATCCGTGCCGCCGTGGCTTCAGCCCACCTCTGCCACTCAGGTCTGATCCTGGCCCCCAGCGTCTCCTTCCCACCATCCTCCGCTGGGCGCTGCGCCTCTCCATCAGAGCCGGCTCCCTCCAGAGACCCCCGCTCAGCCTGCAGGACCGGGGTCTGCGGAGGGGCCGGTGAGGGGACAGTCTCCACGTTGTGGTGGATGTGGAGAACCCCACCCGTGCCCTTCTTCAGGACACGGCAGGCCACCGGCCAGCCTTCCTCCGAGCTGGGAATCAGCCCCAGGTTCACCCGGTCCGCTACGTCCCGCAGCTCcagctggaaggagaggggagatAAGGGGGATGCCACgcggggatgggggggtccGCGGCCGGGCGGCACCACTCACCTGCCGGCTGTCCCCGTGGTGGATGCGGCAGCGGTCCTGCACGCCGTTCAGTGCCAGGTTCCTGCGCAGGGCCTCCACGGCATGGCCGTTCCACTCGCAGGCGTGGGCAAAGGCAGCCGCTGCGTGAACCAGGTACGGCAGCGTGAAATAGCCGATGcctgggggcaggaggtggcagtGCTGAGGGCAGGGTCCTGGGACCGCCGGGGGGTCCACGCTCCTCCCCAGAGGCAGGGTGGGATGCGGATTGCCACCCCAGCTCTCTGAATCTGCTTTGCTCCGGGTTGGAACAAGCCCAGATGctgggaaaatggaaattcaaccctccctcctctgcaaaagcaaaatctgtctgaaaaaatgtttacagagGAGCTTATTTTATCTTCAGTCTTTGTTCATTAGCTCAAGACCTGCCTTGCCCTGCTTCCGCTCAGTGCAGAAGTGCTCAGACTaccattaattttaattaatccaGAGCAGTTCTGTGAGTGCCACTGCCTTTCTGTGTGGCATGTATTGAAAGCATTAACTTCCCTAAGTACAAAACAGCAGCTCTCTTGACATGCAAATGCCTGATGTGATCTCCCCAGTCATCTCACAGCACAGGACATCTCAGTTAGCGCCAGCCTGTCACGAAAGTGCATCAGTACAGGCTCAGGACATCTACGGGAGCTTTTTAGAAACAATCTTGAGGACAAATCTTTCTCCTGGATCCCAATGATTCCCGTGACCAGCACTAGATACAGagcagtgctctgcagagcctgAGTGCAAGGTCATCCTAAGTGTCCAAAGGCAACAAGGACACAGGAGGAACAGCAGTGCCACGTTAGCTGAGGGCTCACAGACAGGGCAGGAGCTCTAAGCCTGGGTATTTTTCCAGTCCAGGCTGGAAACCATGTTTCACATCCACCCGGATGCCATCGGTACCTGCATCACTGCTctcagcctgcctgcctgcctccgcAAGCCTGCCCTGCCAAATCCCTTCGCCATCCCCGTTACCTGCGTAGAGATCCACCAGGACCTCCCCGGAGCAGGGCAGCGAGGCCACGCGCAGCTTCTCTGTGATGTTGCCCGGTGAGAACATGCACTTGGTCACATCGAACGTGTACCTGGGAGATATCACCGGCCCAATGagggcagccccttccccgcaCCGGCTGCGTCCTGCACCGTGGCTCCTGCCTACCTGATCCCGTTGTCCACGTGCTCCACCCAGCCATCCTggcccagcagcagggtgaCACTGGGGGACCGCATCCCATCCGGCAACACCCGTCCTCGCCTGGCCAGCCGACGGGCACCCAGAGCTGAGGCGACCGTCTCCCAGAGCGCCGGACCTGCAACGCACCCATCCTCGGAGCTTTGGGAAAAGCCAGGACAGCTCTGCGGGCAGGATCTGGGCAGGCAGACCCTGCTCCCCCTTACCCAGCTTCTCCCACGGCGCAGCCCTGAAGCAATCCTCGCTTAGCAGGACCAGATCCCCATGCCGCTGCCAGGCACGGGGCACATCACGCTCCAGCTCCTCCGACCAGCTCTTGCCCAGCAGCCGCCGCAGCTCATCCCGCAGCTTCTGGGCAGGCGTCTGCCGGCGGGCTGCCCTGGAGGGGACGGGGTCCTGCGGGAGGGATGTGGCACGTGGGGCTGAGACCCCACCGCCCCATGGCGGGACTCAGGGAGGGGGGGGTCTCTCCCAACCTGGATCTGGACCAGTCCACAGGGTATCTCCTGGGGCAGCCGCAGCTGGGAGAGCTTCTCCTCAACCACGGGCAGGGCCACGCGGCCCCCCGGCACCTCCTGCAGCCGGTAGCGCCCGTCCAGGAGCTGCTCCTCTTCCAAATGCTCCCTGCAAGGCCAAGGCACAGTCaggccctccccagccccgcagcccacCCCACCACAGGGAAGAGACCCCCGTCCCGGGGTGTGAGGCTGGCCCTCCGAGctctcctccccgccagccctgcctgcgccctgccaGAGCAGCCGCAGGGCTCCCGTTCCCCCTTGCAGGCTTACCTGAGGCGCTGGGCGAATCGCGGCTCCGCAGCCAGCGcagggacggggatggggacatccCTGGCCTCCATCCTGCCAAGTCCCAGGACGGAGGGATGTCACCGGCTGGCAGGGATACGGCCGCCTGCCAGGCGGGCACGGGGTGTCTGGCTCGCAAGGGACAGGAGGGAGCGGGGGCTGGTGGGGGTCCCTGGCACCGCCATGCTGGGGGCATCGGAGCCCCCGCTGCAccccggggcagggggctggcTGCCCTGGTGGTGCTGCCACGGGGTGACCGGGGATGGGGTGCCCTGGGAGGTGGGAtaccctggggggggggggtgtcccatGGGATGGGGTACTCTGGGGTGGGGGAATGGGGTGCTCCATGAAATGGGGTGCCCGGTGATGGGGTACCCCTGCGAATGGGGTGCCCGGGGTGTCAGGGGATGGGGTGCCCTGGGAGTGGGGTGCCCAGGGGATGGGGTACCCCTGGGAATGGGGTGCCCGGGGTGTCAGGGGATGGGGTGCCCTGGGAGTGGGGTCCCCTGGGGATGCGGTGCCCTGGGAGTGGGGTGCCCGGGGGATGGGGTACCCCAGGGGATGGGGTGCCCTGGGAGTGGGGTGCTCCAGGGATAAGGGTTGGTGTGTCGGGGCATAGGGTGCCTCAGGGGATGGGGTGCCCTGGGAGCGGGGTGCCCGGGGGACTGTGCCTCAGGGCCGGTGCCCGGGACTGCACTCCTGAggccgcggggctgccccgggaaGGGCTCCCCAAGGACCCAGCAGCCCCGGGCCGGGTGTCCCGGCCGCCcaccgccccgctccccgctcctACCGAGCGCGGCGCGCAGGGGGTCAGCGGCGTGGCCCCGTGTTTCCCGTCGGAGCGCTTTCCCCGCTGCGCCGCGCCGCCTCCATGTTTGTTGGGGGAGCGGCCGGAAGCGGAAGTGGGGGGGATGGCGTGGGGCGTGGGACCGGAAGCGGCGGCGAGGCCCGGGCGGCGGGATGGCGGGGCTGTCGGTGCGGGACCCCGCCGTGGACCGCTCCCTGCGC harbors:
- the SYTL4 gene encoding synaptotagmin-like protein 4; the encoded protein is MSEAVDLSFLSDAERDLILQVLQRDEELRKAEERRIRRLKNELLEIRRKGAKRGSQRYSERTCARCQQSLGRVSPKANTCRGCNHLVCRDCRSYGPNSSWRCKVCTKEAELKKTTGDWFYDQRVNRFANRLGSDMVRLSLRHRSAASKRETVGQTLLQKAQLSEPKNSSAAQQQSPPAPREGPSLFLDASDPRDGKSDTESMENMSLDGYRLSPGGVGGRSNSLERATPLRDGKQVAAPAGPAATSLTLPLRSKNAFSDGRDAAVGSCSGALVNEHEMIFKKNPRRVVRPADYTKSVIDLRPADFVGEGGSLGDRSKSVPGLNTELEEEEEDIDNLVEIHRQRVARSSMRSGTSSSTLGSMVSIYSEAGDFGNVTVTGGISFSLSYEQKTQTLFIHVKECRQLAYGDEGKKRSNPYVKTYLLPDKSRQGKRKTTIKRNTINPLYNELLKYEINKSLLLARTLQFSVWHHDRFGRNTFLGEVEVPLDTWNLESHLEEFLPLHGKIGADAAGLHQYKGELVVSMKYIPSSKHPGTGNGRKGKPGEGGELQVWIKEAKNLTAAKSGGTSDSFVKGYLLPHKNKASKRKTPVVKKTLNPHYNHTFVYNGVNPEDLQHICLELTVWDREPLSSNDFLGGVRLGVGNGMSNGQAVDWMDSTGEELNLWQKMCQYPGSWAEGTLQLRSTMAKLRP
- the TRMT12 gene encoding tRNA wybutosine-synthesizing protein 2 homolog — protein: MEARDVPIPVPALAAEPRFAQRLREHLEEEQLLDGRYRLQEVPGGRVALPVVEEKLSQLRLPQEIPCGLVQIQDPVPSRAARRQTPAQKLRDELRRLLGKSWSEELERDVPRAWQRHGDLVLLSEDCFRAAPWEKLGPALWETVASALGARRLARRGRVLPDGMRSPSVTLLLGQDGWVEHVDNGIRYTFDVTKCMFSPGNITEKLRVASLPCSGEVLVDLYAGIGYFTLPYLVHAAAAFAHACEWNGHAVEALRRNLALNGVQDRCRIHHGDSRQLELRDVADRVNLGLIPSSEEGWPVACRVLKKGTGGVLHIHHNVETVPSPAPPQTPVLQAERGSLEGAGSDGEAQRPAEDGGKETLGARIRPEWQRWAEATAARIQGLLVELHGQPWRTSILHIEAVKSYAPHVHHLVLDLECRPMLPT